One Mangifera indica cultivar Alphonso chromosome 4, CATAS_Mindica_2.1, whole genome shotgun sequence genomic region harbors:
- the LOC123214149 gene encoding probable receptor-like protein kinase At1g11050: MKSLYLPVLLFLFHLFSISGMSAPANVSSTCPEDLNYVLRIPWNTTYCRNYDHLNTTTTNTITNFKNPCCQSLLSLFGVALALYLKETSMFNLPDVNTSIACLQDYQAKLSSLSLPDNLVSLCFDPLQFVSTPNVCASIETLKDWEFHLGTSTQLDLSCKRDLTDLSFCDACVSAGFKVQSQLIAIDGNRSRAIDCFYFAVLYAAGMVNEFGPESDGALSCIFGLALNSKVGSTNRGHSALVFGLTGAGVAIFVMSSLLGLYFWCDKKLRRRFYGTRLDSSYSLEEQGSRPKLRPNTGSIWFKIQDLERATDNFSHRNFIGRGGFGVVYKGVLKDGTTVAVKEIIESDFQGDAEFCNEVEIISNLKHRNLVPLRGCCVIDEDSPSYDKRGNQRYLVYDFMPNGNLDDHLYPSLNDKVGSTKKALTWPQRKSIILDVAKGLAYLHYGVKPAIYHRDIKATNILLDADMRARVADFGLAKQSREGQSHLTTRVAGTHGYLAPEYALYGQLTEKSDVYSFGVVVLEIMCGRKALDLSCSGSPRACLITDWAWSLVKAGKVEDVLDASLLRGGDSVNSNPKAIMERFLLVGILCAHVMVALRPTIADALKMLEGDIEVPPLPDRPMPLGHPSFYGDGNAFNISPSLNGPQLRPGDMLRKWIV; this comes from the exons ATGAAGAGCCTTTACTTGCCTGTTCTTCTCTTTCTATTCCATCTCTTTTCAATCTCTGGCATGTCGGCTCCTGCAAATGTGTCTTCAACTTGTCCCGAGGATCTCAACTATGTTCTCAGAATCCCATGGAACACCACTTATTGCCGCAACTATGACCATCtcaacaccaccaccaccaacacCATCACAAACTTCAAGAACCCATGCTGCCAAAGTCTCTTATCTCTCTTTGGTGTGGCTCTGGCTCTGTATCTTAAAGAAACTTCTATGTTTAACTTACCAGATGTCAACACCTCCATTGCTTGTTTGCAAGATTACCAGGCTAagctttcttctctctctttgcCTGACAATTTGGTGTCTTTGTGTTTTGACCCTCTACAGTTTGTGAGCACTCCTAATGTGTGTGCAAGTATCGAGACTCTTAAAGATTGGGAGTTCCATCTGGGTACGTCAACTCAGCTTGATTTGTCTTGTAAACGTGATCTTACTGATCTTAGTTTTTGTGATGCTTGTGTTTCCGCTGGTTTTAAAGTTCAGTCTCAGTTGATTGCCATTGATGGAAATAGAAGTCGTGCTATTGATTGCTTTTACTTTGCTGTTCTCTATGCTGCTGGTATGGTTAATGAATTTGGCCCTGAAAGTGATGGAGCTTTGTCATGTATTTTTGGGTTGGCATTAAACTCTAAAGTGGGTTCAACAAATAGGGGTCATTCAGCTCTCGTTTTTGGTTTGACTGGAGCTGGGGTTGCAATTTTTGTGATGTCTAGTTTGTTGGGTTTGTATTTCTGGTGTGATAAGAAATTGAGGAGAAGATTTTATGGTACTCGTTTGGATTCTAGTTATTCTTTAGAGGAACAAGGGTCTAGGCCAAAATTGAGGCCAAATACTGGTTCAATTTGGTTCAAGATTCAGGATCTTGAGAGGGCAACTGATAACTTTTCGCATAGGAATTTTATAGGGAGAGGCGGTTTTGGCGTTGTTTACAAGGGGGTTTTGAAAGATGGGACTACGGTGGCTGTTAAAGAGATAATTGAGTCAGATTTTCAGGGTGATGCCGAGTTTTGTAACGAGGTTGAGATTATTAGCAATTTGAAGCACAGGAATCTTGTGCCTTTAAGGGGGTGCTGCGTGATTGATGAGGATAGTCCAAGTTATGACAAGAGAGGTAATCAGAGATATCTTGTTTATGATTTCATGCCTAATGGAAATCTTGATGATCATTTATACCCTTCTCTAAATGATAAAGTTGGCAGCACTAAAAAGGCATTGACTTGGCCTCAAAGGAAGAGTATAATATTAGATGTTGCAAAGGGGTTGGCTTATTTGCACTATGGAGTGAAGCCTGCAATTTATCATAGAGATATTAAGGCCACAAATATACTGTTAGATGCTGATATGAGAGCAAGAGTGGCTGATTTTGGCCTTGCAAAACAAAGCAGAGAAGGGCAGTCCCATCTTACAACGAGAGTGGCAGGAACTCATGGGTACTTGGCCCCTGAGTATGCACTTTACGGACAATTGACTGAGAAAAGTGATGTTTATAGCTTTGGGGTGGTTGTTTTGGAGATAATGTGTGGGAGAAAAGCTCTGGATTTGTCTTGTTCAGGGTCTCCACGTGCATGTTTGATCACTGATTGGGCTTGGTCATTAGTGAAAGCTGGAAAAGTAGAGGATGTTTTGGATGCTTCTTTGTTGAGAGGGGGGGATTCTGTGAATTCGAATCCTAAGGCAATAATGGAAAGATTTCTGTTGGTTGGTATATTGTGTGCTCATGTCATGGTAGCTTTGAGGCCTACCATTGCAGACGCTCTAAAAATGTTGGAAGGTGATATAGAAGTCCCGCCACTCCCTGATCGGCCAATGCCTCTCGGGCATCCTTCATTCTATGGTGATGGTAATGCTTTCAATATCTCACCATCACTTAACGGGCCACAGTTACGTCCTGGAGATATGCTCAG AAAATGGATTGTTTGA
- the LOC123214601 gene encoding beta-glucosidase 44-like — MQNSMKSYSLFSLILAFLAIVYISNASNGDFAQDKKVDCGDGFDTGGLSRKAFPEGFQFGTATSAYQVEGMASKDGRGPSIWDPFIQVPGNIKGNATGEVAVDQYHRYKEDIDLMVKLNFDAYRFSISWSRIFPKGTGEVNQLGVDYYNRLIDYMVEKGITPYANLYHYDLPLALQEKYNGLLSCDFVKDYADYADFCFKIFGDRVKNWFTFNEPRVIAALGFDNGMNPPSRCSKEVGNCTSGDSATEPYIAAHNLILAHAAAVERYREKYQKEQGGRIGILLDFVWFEPLTRSKKDRYAAERGMQFSLGWFLHPIIYGEYPRIMQDIVGARLPRFTEAEVQMVKGSIDVVGINVYTGFYMMDPPWPKSNITSYQNDWNVGFVYERNGKPIGPTAYTSFLYIVPWSIYKCMTYIKERYGNPTMILSENGMDQPGNMTFPEVLYDTTRVNYYRGYISYLKKAIDEGANVVGYFAWSLLDNFEWLSGYTSRFGIVYVDYNTLKRYPKMSAYWFKQMLKRD, encoded by the exons atgCAAAACAGCATGAAGTCGTATTCTCTCTTTAGTTTGATACTTGCCTTCTTGGCTATTGTTTACATTTCAAATGCATCAAATGGTGATTTCGCTCAAGATAAAAAAGTAGATTGCGGCGATGGTTTTGACACTGGAGGACTCAGCAGAAAAGCTTTCCCAGAAGGGTTTCAGTTCGGAACTGCAACTTCTGCATATCAAGTTGAAGGCATGGCCTCCAAAGATGGAAGGGGACCGAGCATTTGGGATCCTTTCATTCAAGTTCCtg GAAACATTAAAGGCAATGCCACTGGTGAAGTTGCTGTTGATCAGTATCACCGATACAAG GAAGATATTGATCTCATGGTAAAGCTTAATTTTGATGCATACCGGTTTTCAATTTCCTGGTCCAGGATTTTCCCCa AGGGAACTGGGGAAGTAAATCAGCTTGGAGTCGATTACTACAATAGATTGATAGATTACATGGttgaaaaag GGATTACTCCATATGCAAATCTCTATCATTATGACTTGCCATTAGCTCTTCAAGAAAAGTACAATGGTCTGCTCAGTTGTGATTTTGT GAAGGATTATGCGGATTATGCAGACTTTTGCTTCAAAATATTTGGGGATAGAGTTAAGAACTGGTTCACATTTAATGAACCAAGAGTTATTGCAGCCCTTGGTTTTGATAATGGCATGAATCCCCCTTCAAGGTGTTCTAAAGAAGTGGGTAATTGTACCTCTGGAGACTCTGCAACTGAGCCCTACATTGCTgcacataatttgattttagctCATGCTGCTGCAGTTGAAAGATATCGCGAAAAGTACCAA AAAGAACAAGGAGGAAGGATTGGAATTCTTTtggattttgtttggtttgaaccTCTAACTAGATCAAAAAAGGACAGATATGCAGCTGAAAGAGGAATGCAATTCTCTCTTGGATG GTTTTTACATCCTATTATATATGGTGAGTATCCAAGAATAATGCAAGATATTGTTGGAGCTAGGCTTCCAAGGTTTACAGAAGCAGAAGTTCAAATGGTGAAGGGTTCCATAGATGTTGTTGGTATTAATGTATACACTGGCTTCTACATGATGGATCCTCCATGGCCTAAGTCTAATATCACAAGCTATCAGAATGATTGGAATGTCGGTTTCGTCT ATGAACGCAATGGAAAACCAATTGGTCCAAcg GCATATACTTCATTTCTTTACATTGTACCTTGGAGTATTTACAAGTGTATGACATATATAAAAGAGCGATATGGAAATCCAACCATGATTCTCTCAGAAAATG GCATGGACCAACCGGGCAATATGACATTCCCAGAAGTTTTATATGATACAACAAGAGTAAATTACTACAGAGGCTATATATCATATCTGAAGAAGGCTATTGATGAAGGTGCTAATGTTGTAGGATACTTTGCTTGGTCCTTGCTTGACAATTTTGAATGGTTGTCGGGATACACTTCTCGTTTTGGGATAGTCTATGTCGACTACAATACTCTGAAGAGGTATCCCAAGATGTCTGCATATTGGTTCAAGCAAATGCTTAAAAGGGATTGA
- the LOC123213539 gene encoding WAT1-related protein At1g68170-like: MMDEIGNFIHRLKPALIMVVVQVAYGGVNVLYKLAANDGMSLSVIVAYRFIFATVFMVPLALILERNSRPKLTWRILFQAFLCSLIGGSLHQHLYLTGLAFTTATFATAMNNLIPAITFFLAFSFGLEKVGIKTLAGKAKVFGTLIGIGGAMLLTFYKGVEIKIWSTNINVLHNAATHHTESNKFLLGCLLVLASCFTYSSWLIIQAKMSEQYPCHYSTTALVSLMAAIESVVFAFFREKDWNQWKLGFNIRLLTVAYAGIVSSGLLMTLIFWCVRTMGPLFVSSFSPLMLVVVAFLGSLILNETLHVGSILGSTLIVCGLYAVLWGKGKEMKKITRLVPTESSAESQTIDITEFVSSKSSGESQSTEIVIDSPVDFSSNKSKCNSSIN; the protein is encoded by the exons ATGATGGATGAGATTGGTAATTTTATACATAGGTTGAAACCAGCTTTGATTATGGTGGTGGTTCAAGTGGCATATGGTGGTGTAAATGTTCTGTATAAACTTGCAGCAAACGATGGAATGAGCTTAAGTGTTATTGTTGCTTATCGATTCATTTTTGCCACCGTTTTTATGGTCCCTCTTGCTCTCATTCTTGAAAG GAATAGTAGACCAAAACTTACTTGGAGGATACTCTTTCAAGCCTTTCTCTGTAGCTTAATTGG AGGATCGCTACATCAGCATTTGTATTTGACGGGCTTGGCCTTCACAACTGCGACGTTTGCTACGGCCATGAACAATCTCATTCCAGCTATTACTTTCTTTTTGGCTTTTTCTTTTGG ACTAGAGAAGGTGGGAATAAAGACATTGGCTGGAAAAGCAAAAGTGTTTGGAACTTTAATTGGAATAGGTGGGGCGATGCTCCTCACTTTCTACAAAGGAGTTGAGATTAAAATCTGGTCTACCAATATTAACGTTCTGCACAATGCCGCCACACATCATACCGAATCTAATAAATTCCTCTTGGGCTGTTTACTGGTTCTGGCTAGTTGCTTCACTTACTCTTCCTGGTTGATCATTCAG GCAAAAATGAGTGAGCAATACCCGTGCCACTACTCCACCACAGCTTTGGTGTCTCTCATGGCAGCAATAGAGTCGGTTGTATTTGCGTTTTTCAGGGAAAAAGATTGGAATCAGTGGAAGTTAGGGTTTAATATTAGGCTTCTTACAGTTGCTTATGCG GGAATTGTTTCTTCTGGTTTGTTGATGACCTTGATATTCTGGTGTGTGCGAACGATGGGGCCTCTATTTGTATCTTCCTTTAGCCCTCTTATGCTTGTGGTGGTGGCCTTCCTTGGTTCTTTAATACTGAACGAGACCCTTCACGTCGGCAG TATATTAGGTTCAACTTTGATTGTATGTGGGCTTTATGCGGTGCTGTGGGGTAAGGGCAAGGAGATGAAGAAGATTACTAGGTTGGTGCCAACTGAAAGCTCTGCAGAATCTCAGACGATTGATATAACTGAGTTTGTGTCATCTAAAAGCTCTGGAGAATCTCAATCAACAGAGATTGTTATCGACTCCCCGGTTGATTTCAGTTCCAACAAGAGCAAGTGCAACAGTAGCATCAATTAA